Proteins from one Apis cerana isolate GH-2021 linkage group LG11, AcerK_1.0, whole genome shotgun sequence genomic window:
- the LOC107994554 gene encoding UNC93-like protein MFSD11 gives MIIDRSFLNVIILSCGFMLVFTAFQTMGNIEKTVLQSIKEDNPNFTGEAYTSLAIIYAVFATCNWLAPSYISITGPRVAILTGACCYVLFIGSFLWPQDAVLYSASCILGFGAALIWTGHGQYLTENSDSETMSRNAGIFWAIFQCSMFAGNLFVYIMFTHPKIDASIRILVFSVLTGLAALGMCLLITLRKVSNSLLLGEAEGVSSADKELRIPEPARNKPLLAAWNALIDAFTLFITPKMLLLSLTFIYTGLILTFYSGIYSSCIGFTKAIGDSRKSLIGLSGIFIGIGEVIGGALFGIFGSKVSRICGVWSVVTIGFCVHMFAFITIFINLPNDSPFRDTDSIGYINPSSILAMAGSLALGFGDACFNTQVYSLLGLLFVQQSASAFAIFKFCQSVAAAISFAYSSIVYLHVQLVILIVTIIIGTITFCFVEYITRRERENTQSESDLTSE, from the coding sequence AAAACCGTGCTGCAAAGTATTAAAGAAGATAATCCAAATTTCACCGGCGAGGCCTACACTAGTTTAGCGATAATCTATGCTGTCTTTGCCACTTGCAACTGGTTAGCACCATCATACATCTCCATAACAGGACCAAGAGTTGCTATATTGACAGGGGCTTGCTGCTATGTCTTATTCATAGGATCTTTCCTCTGGCCGCAAGACGCTGTACTCTATAGCGCATCGTGTATCCTAGGTTTTGGAGCTGCATTGATTTGGACCGGACATGGCCAATATTTAACCGAAAATAGTGATTCGGAAACGATGTCCAGAAATGCTGGAATATTTTGGGCGATTTTTCAGTGTTCAATGTTCGCTGGTAAcctatttgtatatattatgtttactCATCCTAAGATTGATGCATCGATCAGAATACTCGTATTCAGTGTACTTACTGGATTGGCGGCCCTTGGTATGTGTTTATTGATCACATTGAGAAAAGTTTCGAACAGTCTACTTTTGGGTGAAGCTGAAGGTGTTTCAAGTGCGGATAAAGAACTTCGAATACCAGAACCTGCAAGGAATAAGCCATTGTTAGCTGCCTGGAATGCTTTAATCGATGCATTCACTCTCTTCATTACTCCTAAAATGCTTTTGTTATCATTGACTTTTATATACACTggattaatattaactttttattcagGAATCTATTCATCGTGTATTGGATTTACTAAAGCGATTGGTGATTCCCGTAAAAGTTTAATCGGTCTTTctggaatttttattggaatcGGAGAAGTAATTGGTGGAGCTCTTTTTGGTATTTTTGGTTCGAAAGTATCTCGTATTTGTGGCGTTTGGTCGGTAGTTACTATTGGATTTTGCGTACATATGTTtgcttttattacaatttttattaatctaccAAATGATTCACCATTCAGAGATACTGATAGTATAGGATATATTAATCCTTCATCGATTTTAGCAATGGCCGGAAGTCTTGCTTTAGGTTTCGGTGATGCTTGCTTTAATACTCAAGTTTATTCGTTGTTAGGATTACTTTTTGTGCAACAAAGTGCATCtgcttttgcaatttttaagttttgccAATCGGTCGCTGCTGCAATAAGTTTTGCTTATAGCAGTATTGTTTATCTTCATGTACAgcttgttattttaatagttacaATCATTATTGGTACTATTACATTTTGTTTTGTGGAATACATcacaagaagagaaagagaaaatacaCAATCGGAGAGCGATTTGACAAGTGAATAA